One segment of Strix aluco isolate bStrAlu1 chromosome 4, bStrAlu1.hap1, whole genome shotgun sequence DNA contains the following:
- the PRAG1 gene encoding inactive tyrosine-protein kinase PRAG1, with protein MQNEQRRTVQKTQRALSLSHEDLKMSACSDFVEHVWKPGSCKNCFNPKTSHQLQTPPDVGACGVLPNGVRTKPESLTLEDEVVNTSPFSKPTIAVKPTMINSDVSDTWADVNMNADLSQVSWGMVTGKQLLLKSGDAQRICLDNFGNGGVRKPFLHKPPSDCLSCCPPSYSMVGLRSLESRVERNVSIHSLVLVGEVGKQEDRAKDKFALPHRAPCPNPSTLEDRTASRNPPSQAREGAALPLEGDCGHLSSGFESEGGEYCSITDCCREHPVSWELHCAEGKGALCKKESPAPSGWRQRDTPEIPRPSGRAVKFSEEERRAVNVAFCITKDQGDPLPYALCSERKKLALHTEAAALPESTGSSSKVAAFGLSPEDEDLPVPGELSVTGGPRPEGSSTPQQALVEPQRPCLAEPARGDPIYAESTKRKKAQLKAVGGQAKAEMLSRGTGKEQADGMWRDGSWALSGEKEYQDSTGQVAAKITIMTAHTEDDHKTIFLSSPDSAVGVQWPCISPTAHPDFGTSSPAIEPGEIFQASGSENSSRFHLTAPSKTSVTESPAIPPKMSKNSQLGSEGNRVPPVSSHVARFGDDNSHDGAGVQLLPRSYSDTGAFGASPSPCTHVNGVSVEESSRGLAGSSYDRRQKYYTPAWTKQCRIEEEEEQEEEQELLTHPWAVGAENGRADANLVDDSLMLESQTGISKSSSFSFDFPKDKSNGVEFAPPPPPPKKQSRNALKMNPNNAELERVSHSSAESLSPPFRSVHVSFTAGSTDSLDSDTQTGSDGRRSSEPNHSPPPAESQVFPPVPFLPASGEDGPSSAPSCPPPLPQKKTVSRTVSSPDGFFGGQASSGRAAGAASPRLNVSHSESNVCLQEEPPFIHPAGLGGRPGTFSSSESLEKGSKGNGYWGSATGKSTGACVPSRNLQSLSSSQLSVSSQVSSGSTLQLHNLLSNIDSKEGVYAKLGALYAESLRRLVAKCEDCFMREQKNELHFSENNWSLFKLACNKPCCDSGDAIYYCATCSKDPSTTYAVKICKTQESKVAASYCSPAVPVHFNIQQDCGHFVASVPSSMLLASDVGKSMSGDGLHPSRTASEHDCVVVITREVPSQTTADFVRDSVVLHQAKPELYERRVCFLLLQLCNGLEHLKEHGIIHRDLCLENLLLVPCKPPMSCVKAKDDKHLPRLIISNFLKAKQKPGTGDSKLKKSQARLAPEIVSASQYKKFDEFQTGILIYELLHQPNPFEEKVQLREQEYSPEDLPALPSLSIYSRGLQQLAHLLLEADPIKRVRITEAKRMLQCLLWGPRKDLTEQPLSHEEALRRVLQNWVDMKRALLMMKFAERAVDTERSIELEDWLCCQYLASAEPASLSHTLKLLQLL; from the exons ATGCAAAATGAGCAGCGGAGGACAGTGCAGAAGACGCAGAGGGCTCTCAGTCTGAGCCACGAGGATTTGAAGATGTCTGCGTGCAGCGACTTTGTGGAACACGTTTGGAAGCCCGGCTCCTGCAAAAACTGCTTCAACCCAAAGACTTCCCATCAGCTGCAAACACCCCCAGACGTGGGAGCTTGTGGTGTGCTCCCGAATGGAGTTAGGACCAAGCCCGAGAGCCTCACGTTGGAAGACGAAGTTGTAAATACTTCCCCTTTCTCAAAGCCAACAATTGCAGTGAAGCCAACTATGATAAACTCAGATGTTTCTGACACGTGGGCGGATGTGAATATGAATGCAGATCTGTCACAG GTCAGCTGGGGCATGGTTACTGGCAAACAGCTCCTTCTGAAATCAGGAGATGCACAGCGGATCTGCCTCGACAATTTTGGCAACGGTGGTGTGAGAAAGCCCTTCCTTCACAAACCGCCCAGTGACTGCTTGTCTTGCTGTCCTCCTAGTTACTCCATGGTGGGACTGCGCAGCCTGGAGAGCCGAGTGGAGAGAAATGTCTCCATCCACAGCCTGGTGCTTGTGGGTGAGGTGGGCAAGCAGGAGGACAGAGCCAAAGACAAGTTTGCCCTGCCGCATCGGGCCCCCTGCCCTAATCCCTCCACCTTGGAGGACAGAACCGCCAGCAGAAACCCTCCTTCCCAAGCCAGAGAAGGAGCAGCTCTCCCCTTGGAGGGCGACTGCGGTCACCTCTCCTCAGGCTTTGAAAGCGAAGGAGGTGAGTACTGTTCAATCACTGACTGCTGCAGAGAGCACCCCGTCTCGTGGGAGCTGCACTGCGCAGAGGGGAAGGGTGCCTTGTGCAAGAAGGAGAGCCCTGCTCCCAGTGGATGGAGGCAGCGGGATACTCCAGAGATTCCCAGGCCAAGTGGCAGGGCGGTCAAGTTCAGTGAAGAGGAGCGCAGAGCTGTGAACGTGGCCTTCTGCATCACAAAAGACCAGGGTGATCCTCTCCCCTACGCCCTGTgttcagagagaaaaaagctgGCTCTCCACACCGAGGCTGCTGCCCTCCCTGAGAGCacggggagcagcagcaaggTGGCTGCCTTTGGTTTGTCCCCGGAGGACGAGGACTTGCCTGTCCCCGGAGAGCTCTCTGTCACCGGAGGCCCCCGGCCTGAGGGTTCGAGCACCCCTCAGCAGGCTCTGGTGGAGCCGCAGCGCCCTTGCCTTGCTGAGCCAGCCCGCGGTGATCCCATCTACGCCGAGAGCACCAAGAGGAAGAAGGCACAGCTGAAGGCTGTTGGCGGACAGGCAAAAGCGGAGATGCTGTCCCGTGGCACTGGCAAGGAGCAAGCCGATGGCATGTGGAGGGATGGCAGCTGGGCTTTGAGTGGTGAGAAGGAATACCAGGACTCCACTGGCCAGGTGGCTGCAAAGATAACTATAATGACAGCGCACACTGAGGATGATCACAAGACAATATTCCTCAGCAGCCCTGACTCAGCGGTGGGAGTTCAGTGGCCATGTATCAGCCCCACTGCCCACCCCGATTTTGGGACTTCATCACCTGCCATTGAGCCTGGAGAAATTTTTCAAGCATCTGGAAGTGAAAACAGCTCAAGGTTTCATCTGACAGCTCCTTCCAAGACCTCAGTTACTGAGAGTCCAGCCATTCCCCCAAAGATGTCCAAAAACAGCCAGCTGGGCAGCGAGGGGAACCGTGTACCACCAGTAAGCTCCCATGTGGCAAGGTTTGGTGATGACAACAGCCACGATGGAGCTGGTGTTCAGCTGCTGCCGAGGAGCTATAGTGATACAGGTGCCTTTGGGGCGTCCCCTTCTCCATGCACTCATGTCAATGGGGTCTCTGTGGAGGAGTCCAGCAGAGGCTTGGCAGGCTCGTCCTATGACAGGAGGCAGAAATACTACACCCCAGCGTGGACCAAGCAGTGCCggatagaggaagaggaggagcaggaggaggagcaggagctcTTAACCCACCCGTGGGCAGTGGGAGCTGAGAATGGAAGAGCTGATGCCAACCTTGTGGATGACAGCCTGATGCTGGAGAGCCAGACTGGGATCAGCAAATCATCGTCCTTCTCCTTTGATTTCCCTAAAGACAAGAGTAATGGTGTGGAGTTTGCACCGCCGCCACCACCGCCAAAAAAGCAGTCCAG GAATGCTCTGAAAATGAACCCGAATAATGCTGAGTTGGAGAGGGTCAGCCACAGCTCTGCCGAGAGCCTCAGCCCACCTTTCAGGAGCGTCCATGTCAGCTTCACAGCTGGCTCCACTGACAGCCTCGACTCGGACACACAGACCGGCAGTGATGGCA GGCGCTCGTCTGAGCCGAACCACTCGCCCCctccagctgagagccaagtgtttCCCCCAGTCCCTTTCCTTCCTGCCTCTGGTGAGGATggtccttcctctgcccccaGCTGCCCACCCCCTCTGCCCCAGAAGAAGACAGTGAGCAGAACAGTGTCCTCCCCAGATGGCTTTTTTGGGGGACAGGCATCTTCAGGCAGAGCAGCCGGTGCTGCCAGCCCCAGACTGAATGTCAGCCACTCTGAGAGCAATGTCTGCCTCCAAGAGGAGCCTCCCTTCATCCACCCGGCGGGCCTGGGGGGCCGCCCtggcaccttctcctcctccgaGTCCCTGGAGAAAGGCTCCAAAGGAAATGGCTACTGGGGCTCAGCCACTGGCAAAAGCACAGGGGCTTGCGTCCCCAGCAGAAACCTCCagtccctctcctcctctcagCTCAGTGTGTCCAGCCAGGTGTCATCGGGCTCCACCCTCCAGCTCCACAACCTCCTGAGCAACATTGACAGCAAGGAGGGGGTGTATGCCAAGTTGGGGGCCCTCTATGCCGAGTCCTTGCGCCGCCTGGTTGCCAAATGTGAGGACTGCTTCATGCGGGAGCAGAAGAATGAGCTGCACTTCAGCGAGAACAACTGGTCGCTCTTCAAGCTGGCATGCAACAAGCCCTGTTGTGATTCAGGGGATGCGATATATTACTGTGCCACCTGCTCCAAGGACCCTTCTACCACCTATGCTGTGAAG ATTTGTAAAACACAGGAGTCCAAGGTGGCTGCTTCGTACTGCAGCCCTGCAGTGCCAGTCCATTTCAACATCCAGCAGGACTGTGGGCATTTTGTGGCCTCTGTACCCTCCAGCATGCTGCTGGCCTCAGATGTGGGGAAAAGCATGTCTGGGGATGGCCTCCATCCCTCCCGCACTGCCAGTGAGCATGACTGTGTGGTAGTCATTACCCGGGAGGTGCCGAGCCAGACCACTGCCGACTTTGTGAGGGACTCAGTGGTGTTGCACCAAGCCAAGCCTGAGCTATATGAACGTCGCGTTTGCTTCTTGCTCCTCCAGCTCTGCAATGGCCTGGAGCATCTCAAAGAGCATGGCATCATCCATCGTGACCTGTGCCTGGAGAACCTCCTGCTTGTCCCCTGCAAGCCCCCCATGAGCTGTGTGAAAGCCAAAGATGACAAACACTTACCCCGCCTCATCATCAGCAATTTTTTGAAAGCCAAACAGAAGCCAGGAACTGGAGACTCTAAACTGAAGAAGAGTCAGGCCCGGCTGGCCCCGGAGATTGTGTCAGCTTCTCAGTACAAGAAGTTTGACGAGTTTCAGACTGGTATTCTCATCTATGAGCTGCTGCACCAACCCAACCCTTTTGAGGAGAAGGTGCAGCTCAGGGAGCAGGAGTACAGCCCCGAGgacctccctgctctgcccagcctgtcCATCTACTCCCGGGGGCTCCAGCAGCTGGCCCACCTGCTACTGGAGGCAGATCCCATCAAGCGTGTGCGGATCACTGAGGCCAAGCGGATGCTGCAGTGTCTGCTTTGGGGGCCTCGGAAAGACCTCACCGAGCAGCCCCTCAGCCATGAGGAAGCCCTCCGCCGGGTGCTTCAGAACTGGGTGGACATGAAGCGTGCCCTGCTCATGATGAAGTTCGCAGAGAGGGCTGTGGACACAGAGCGGAGCATTGAACTGGAGGACTGGCTGTGCTGCCAGTACTTAGCGTCTGCTGAGCCGGCCTCCCTCTCACACACATTaaaactgctgcagctgctctga
- the LOC141922287 gene encoding ribonuclease CL2-like — MAGWALCMALVLTALAGAVGESRYEKFLRQHVDHPRTPVLAAHRYCETMLARRRVTAPGRPCKPSNTFVHSPAEELVAACTQTPDAGGVHSTPTPMGLTACRLRGGDTRPPCTYRARQLQHHVRVTCLDGLPVHLAGTYAPTQ; from the coding sequence ATGGCAGGCTGGGCCCTATGCATGGCCCTGGTGCTGACAGCCCTGGCAGGGGCAGTGGGCGAGAGCCGCTATGAGAAGTTCCTGCGGCAGCACGTGGACCACCCCCGGACACCCGTGCTTGCGGCGCACCGCTACTGCGAGACCATGCTGGCACGCCGGCGGGTGACGGCCCCGGGGAGGCCCTGCAAGCCCTCCAACACCTTTGTGCACTCACCGGCGGAGGAGCTGGTGGCTGCCTGCACCCAGACGCCTGACGCGGGGGGGGTCCACAGCACGCCAACACCCATGGGCCTCACAGCCTGCCGCctgcgggggggggacacccggCCCCCTTGCACCTACCGGGCCCGGCAGCTCCAGCACCATGTGCGTGTCACCTGCCTTGACGGGCTGCCCGTGCACCTCGCTGGCACCTATGCACCCACCCAGTGA
- the MBOAT4 gene encoding membrane-bound ghrelin O-acyltransferase MBOAT4 has protein sequence MRWADLLVLLPAAPYRLVAFPFAALFHHLCASGHLSLTARYIFLLAGGCLLAGIAMGSYAVLLLIPVAGSVLILLSVSPAHAHTWVFALQMSWQTLCHLGLSSQELDPQDARPAIALSAIMLLTQKATSLALDIHEGLVPLQLGQGFLRRTLPLCSYLLFFPALLGGPLCSFSTFQARIESCGALPCPLRAAGQRCLCAVALQGLRAGLAGGLAGRQGCAGLGCLPRVWEQALLLRLAYYLHWVLDEALLEAAGFRPEAGQGDLSIHDLWTLETTHRLAVFTRTWNKSTSRWLRRLVFQRCPAQPLLATFAFSAWWHGLQPGQVFGFLCWAVMVEADYRIHPFLSAWATCQGVKLLYRGTTWVFTQLIVAYILVAVETESFSMLCLLWTSCNSVLPLSYSLALLLLLAKNHRIIRWFGLEGTLKII, from the exons ATGCGCTGGGCAGATCTGCTCGTCCTTCTCCCTGCAGCCCCGTATCGGCTGGTGGCTTTCCCCTTCGCTGCTCTCTTCCACCACCTCTGTGCTTCGGGGCATCTCTCTCTGACTGCCCG GTACATATTCCTCCTCGCCGGAGGATGTCTCCTTGCTGGCATAGCCATGGGCAGCTACGCCGTGTTGCTCCTCATCCCTGTTGCTGGCTCCGTGCTCATCCTCCTCTCCGTCAGCCCAGCCCATGCCCACACCTGGGTCTTCGCCCTCCAGATGTCCTGGCAGACACTCTGCCACCTGGGTCTGAGCAGCCAGGAGCTGGATCCACAGGATGCCAG GCCAGCCATCGCCCTTTCTGCCATCATGCTCCTCACCCAGAAGGCTACGTCTCTGGCCCTGGACATCCATGAAGGGCTCGTGCCACTCCAGCTGGGCCAGGGATTTTTGCGGCGCACACTGCCCCTCTGCAGCTACCTGCTCTTTTTCCCAGCCCTCCTTGGAGGTCCCCTGTGCTCCTTCAGCACGTTTCAGGCCCGGATCGAGTCCTGCGGTGCTCTCCCCTGCCCACTGAGGGCCGCCGGCCAGCGGTGCCTCTGTGCGGTGGCCCTGCAGGGGCTGCGCGCGGGGCTGGCAGGTGGGCTGGCCGGCAGGCAGGGCTGCGCCGGCCTGGGCTGCCTGCCCCGCGTCTGGGAGCAGGCCCTGCTCCTCAGACTGGCCTACTATTTGCACTGGGTGCTGGATGAGGCCCTCCTCGAGGCAGCAGGCTTCAGGCCAGAGGCGGGCCAGGGAGACCTTTCCATCCATGACCTGTGGACGCTGGAGACCACTCACCGCCTGGCTGTCTTCACCCGAACCTGGAACAAGAGCACGTCCCGCTGGCTGAGGAGACTCGTCTTCCAGCGCTGCCCAGCCCAGCCACTCCTAGCCACCTTTGCCTTCTCTGCCTGGTGGCACGGCCTCCAGCCTGGGCAGGTCTTTGGTTTCCTGTGCTGGGCTGTCATGGTGGAGGCTGACTACCGCATCCATCCCTTCCTCAGCGCCTGGGCCACCTGCCAGGGTGTGAAGCTCCTCTACCGTGGCACAACCTGGGTCTTCACGCAGCTCATCGTCGCCTACATCCTGGTGGCTGTGGAGACTGAGAGCTTCTCCATGCTCTGCCTGCTCTGGACTTCCTGCAACAGCGTCCTTCCCCTCTCCTACAGCcttgcactgctgctgctgcttgccaagaatcatagaatcataagatggtttgggttggaagggaccttaaagatcatctag